In one window of Macadamia integrifolia cultivar HAES 741 chromosome 2, SCU_Mint_v3, whole genome shotgun sequence DNA:
- the LOC122091190 gene encoding chloride channel protein CLC-c-like, with the protein MDRGDDLIDIECEGLPIDRSELERNCSDMSEKDVMIREPLLRKRNTTSQIAIVGANVCPIESLDYEIIENDLFKQDWRSRKKVQIFQYIVLKWTFALLIGLITGLVGFFNNLAVENIAGFKLLLTSNLLLQEKYLNAFLAYAGCNVVLAASAAVLCAYVAPAAAGSGIPEVKAYLNGVDAYSILAPSTLFVKIFGSILGVSAGFVLGKEGPMVHTGACIASLLGQGGSRKYHLTWRGLRYFKNDRDRRDLITCGAAAGVAAAFRAPVGGVLFALEEAASWWRSALLWRTFFTTAVVAVVLRGFIEYCQSGKCGLFGQGGLIMFDVSSAISTYSTQDLLVVIILGIIGGIFGSLYNYLVDKVLRTYSIINEKGALFKVALVIAISLLTSCCSYGFPWFARCTPCPVGLEEQCPTIGRSGNFKNFQCPAGHYNDLASLFLNTNDDAIRNLFSSRTKNEFYISSLLIFFASVYCLGIITYGIAVPSGLFIPVILAGASYGRLVGHLLESISDLDVGLFALLGAASFLGGTMRMTVSLCVILLELTNDILMLPLVMLVLLISKTVADNFNKGVYDQIVKMKGFPFMESHAEPYMRNLIAGDVVSGPLITFAGVERVGNILHALKWTGHNGFPVIDEPPFSDVPELVGLVLKSHLLVLLKGKKFSRERVSTGDEISQSFDAFDFAKAGSGKGVKLEDLDITEEEMEMYVDLHPISNASPYTVVETMSLAKAALLFRELGLRHLCVVPKTPGRPPIAGILTRHDFMPEHVLGLYPHFKPTRRRIK; encoded by the exons ATGGATCGAGGAGACGACTTGATTGACATAGAATGCGAAGGATTGCCTATTGATAGGAGTGAACTGGAGAGGAACTGTTCGGACATGTCTGAGAAAGACGTTATGATCAGGGAGCCACTCCTTAGGAAGAGGAACACCACCTCTCAGATTGCCATTGTTGGTGCTAATGTCTGCCCGATTGAGAGCCTTGATTATGA GATCATTGAGAACGATCTATTCAAGCAGGATTGGAGGTCAAGGAAAAAGGTTCAGATATTTCAGTACATTGTTCTCAAGTGGACTTTTGCGCTTCTTATAGGGTTAATTACAGGGCTTGTTGGCTTCTTTAACAACCTTGCGGTCGAGAATATAGCAGGTTTCAAATTGCTTCTCACTAGCAATCTCCTGCTTCAAGAGAA GTACCTTAATGCATTTTTAGCATATGCTGGTTGCAATGTTGTTTTGGCAGCTTCTGCTGCTGTCCTTTGTGCATACGTAGCCCCTGCAGCAGCAGGGTCTGGCATACCAGAAGTGAAAGCCTATCTTAATGGTGTGGATGCTTATTCTATTTTGGCTCCTAGTACTCTCTTTGTAAAG ATTTTTGGTTCCATTTTGGGAGTCTCTGCTGGATTTGTTTTAGGTAAGGAGGGACCTATGGTACACACAGGAGCTTGCATAGCCTCTTTACTTGGGCAGGGAGGGTCTCGCAAGTATCACTTAACCTGGAGAGGACTCCGATACTTCAAAAACGACCGGGACCGGAGGGACTTGATCACTTGTGGTGCTGCTGCTGGAGTTGCTGCTGCTTTCCGTGCCCCAGTTGGTGGAGTCCTATTTGCTCTTGAAGAAGCAGCTTCATG GTGGAGGAGTGCCCTTCTTTGGAGAACATTTTTCACTACAGCTGTAGTGGCTGTGGTCTTGAGAGGTTTTATAGAATATTGCCAGAGTGGAAAGTGTGGCCTTTTTGGGCAAGGAGGACTGATCATGTTTGATGTTAGTTCAGCCATTTCCACATATAGCACCCAAGATCTATTGGTAGTAATAATCCTTGGAATTATTGGAGGCATTTTCGGAAGCCTCTACAACTATCTTGTGGACAAGGTCTTGCGTACTTACAGCATCATCAACGA GAAAGGTGCGCTATTTAAAGTGGCCCTTGTCATCGCCATCTCCCTCTTGACATCATGCTGTTCATATGGCTTTCCATGGTTTGCAAGGTGCACACCTTGCCCTGTTGGCTTGGAAGAACAGTGCCCAACCATAGGTCGTTCTGGCAACTTCAAGAACTTCCAGTGCCCTGCAGGCCACTACAATGACCTCGCATCGCTCTTCCTCAACACCAATGATGATGCCATCCGCAACCTTTTTAGCTCTCGCACTAAGAATGAATTTTACATATCCAGCCTAttaattttctttgcttctgtTTACTGCCTTGGCATTATCACTTATGGCATTGCAGTCCCATCTGGACTCTTTATCCCAGTCATACTTGCTGGGGCCTCATATGGACGCCTGGTTGGTCATCTACTTGAGTCCATCTCTGACCTCGATGTCGGTCTTTTTGCTCTTCTTGGAGCTGCATCCTTCCTTGGTGGAACAATGAGGATGACAGTGTCCCTTTGTGTCATACTGCTTGAGCTCACCAATGATATCCTAATGCTTCCCTTGGTTATGCTAGTTCTACTTATCTCGAAAACTGTAGCAGATAACTTCAACAAGGGCGTCTATGACCAAATAGTGAAAATGAAAGGTTTTCCTTTCATGGAATCCCATGCAGAACCTTACATGAGGAATTTAATAGCTGGGGATGTTGTGTCTGGCCCACTAATCACTTTTGCTGGTGTGGAGAGGGTGGGCAACATTTTACATGCTTTGAAATGGACAGGACATAATGGATTCCCAGTGATTGATGAGCCCCCCTTCTCTGACGTACCGGAATTGGTTGGTCTTGTGCTGAAGTCCCATTTGCTTGTGTTACTCAAGGGAAAAAAGTTCTCACGAGAGAGGGTGTCTACTGGAGATGAGATATCCCAGAGTTTTGATGCATTTGATTTTGCCAAAGCAGGATCAGGGAAGGGGGTAAAACTTGAGGACCTGGACATTACggaggaagaaatggagatGTATGTTGATCTACATCCTATTAGTAATGCATCTCCTTACACGGTTGTGGAAACAATGTCTCTAGCCAAAGCTGCACTTCTCTTTAGGGAGCTTGGCCTTAGGCATTTGTGCGTAGTACCAAAGACCCCAGGG AGACCACCAATTGCTGGAATCCTAACACGGCATGATTTTATGCCAGAACATGTATTAGGGCTCTACcctcacttcaaacccacaagaaGGAGAATTAAGTAA